Genomic DNA from Brassica rapa cultivar Chiifu-401-42 chromosome A04, CAAS_Brap_v3.01, whole genome shotgun sequence:
ACCACGCACATgtgttcaaaagaaaaaaaaaataccacgcacataaaaaatgaaatattaatcTCTCAACTCTTTATTTTTGTTAGCTTTATAGAAAGTAGTGATAAGAATCTATATTATATAGGTTTAAATGACATCTTATGTACACTGAACTTCAACAAGTACAAAGACATTGAATCGTGTCCCGTAAAGTGTAAATACTGGAAGTGGTAACATGGTTATCATCATCTAATGTTTCTCCactaaatttaaaatgtatatatataatacgtaTAATTGATAGTAGTAACTATAGAAGAATCTTAAGCCGTAAGTTGAAAGTGGAAAAATGTATCTACATTTATTTGCAAAAAGAATCAGTTCAAAGcagtttaaacaaaaataatcaatTCAAATTACTAGGCTTGAAATTTGGGTATTGGAAAAGTTTTCATAAATGATTGGATATTCGATTATATCACATCAATAGAATAAATTCCATTTAGCATAAAAAGtatttattaaactataatGTCGGCAACGAAAATACAGTATTATTTAGCAAATGACATTTCaggacaatttttttttttttttgaactgcaCATTTCAGGACAATTTTACGAATTAGTTATCGAATAAATTCTTAGATTCAAgaaaaagtatattattataaaaagagACATAATTTAGCGGGCATCCAATAAATTGTTTTCTCAAGGATGCAATAATTTATCAAGAATGCAATAATTTATCATGGCATTtggaaaataacaaaaacaatattaatCCAATTACATTTTGTGAAAGTAAAACcgtatacataattatatttttataaattttagtaatatttcaaatatagtACTATATTATCAGTTTTATTACAATGGTTTTTAATGTAAGACGTAACAGTTCTATTTTTTTAGTCATAGACTGGGTTCTCAcaatatgtttaatttttttttttcaatttctaaGAATACAATGTAAAGAAGTTTGTGAAATAGCGAAAGTGACAATTGTTATGAAATGGCAAGGTCAATTTTCTTTGTATCAAAGcacataaattataataaaagaaaatcacttatttaattataaactagaTTCTTATCTGCGTTGTATGCGGGTTATAgttgattattttaaattatttaaagtatttaaattttgtgataaataatatattaaacatatcattttatttctactatattttaagttttgattttctattttttatttgtaactGTATactgaaaaataatttataatgttaaataaatcaatttttgaacATATGAAGAGTAAACTAAtacaaattagaaaaaaatattatagcgCATATTATGTTCTAACTGCTAACAcaatttttaaattctaaatcataatttaaaaataatatttaatatttgaaattttaaaacagtattataaaatttatgtaatgcaagtttaatgcatattttattgttttaataaaacttgTCATCGAGACGGttttgtagatttttatttaaaatttacagactaaatatatatattacaatttcATAGTGAATAATATATCTTatgatattgtttttttaagATTTGAATTCTGtaagaaaaattgaaatttcTAATAAGGAAAATAACAcatgtaaatgtgtaaacacttAATATATTGAGTTAGATGTTTCTTTGgaccataaaataaaaatgtagtgaaataaaattataacaaatGAACAATTTGCAAGGCTTTATCAGCTCGCTTCTCAAAACAATAGATCACGTGGAACATATCAAATCACCATAGTGATTAGTATTTCATTTGGTTAGAATTGGTTAGGGATAATAATTTTGAACCGTGAATTATGGTTACGTTTGTTAGACTCATTTTGTAAGTATAGTTTTGATAAATAATCAAACTGAAGGGTAAAATTTaagaattatacttttttaacGGGAGTTATATTGTACAAGCAAATAATAGGGAATGTTCTAATTATTTCTAAGGAATTGTGAATAGGTCCAAACTTAAATGATAATTGTTTAAGTAGATAAAAAGCATGACTCTAAATTAATAGAGTAGATATATGAATTATCCGGTATTGGTTAGTTCGTCTTGATGTTTAgctatatatatgaattatgtGATGTTGAttacacatacatatataatcAGAAGAAAAGAAGGCCAAGCACTGCTTTTGATTCCATGTTTGATAAGCTGGACGTcgtgtaacaaaaaaattattagtactATCAACCACAAATATATTTGTACTGAATCAATGAAAGAAGTTGTTTGGTTAAAGTGGTGAACAAGACTCTGTAAAGTATTTATGATTCAAAGACCGCTGACtataataaagaataacttgCATCACGAAACAAAGGATAACAAACGCTGGTGTCCGATGCATTCTATTCGATATATGATCGCGTATGGACTAAATAAAGTTATTGAAAGGTTGGCGCATCTATGCAtcatgcaattttttttttggtgtggcAAAACTCTTCAATTTGCAGATTTAATGAAATTTTGGGCTGTTGAGAGTCTTTGGAGATTGGTTTTTAAATCAGGATTACAACAATTTACAGAAGTGAAGTAAGGACGGTGACGTTTCTTAACCAAGTTGGAGTTTCGTTAGGATTCAATTGCTTAAGAAAACATATTGGTTGCCACTCTGAACAAAATCTTATAGTCCGTCAGGTAGAAAATAGGGTCTGTGTTTTTTCTCCCTGCGAATCCTATCTGTCATTATAAACTATGAATTTAGTAGTTGGAAAATAATTTATCGCCATTGTTTGTCCAATCAATACCTTTATGTTATTTCATTTGTCTAATCCATAACCAGATGGGTCATATTTTCCAGGaatcttttgtttgtttgtaattATTGCATCAACAAATAATTCATCACAATATCATTTTATTGCTAACTAGTCAAAATCCGATGTCTACGTCGATAGCATCAGATGACGAACTAGgcttttaaaccaaaaaaaaaattctagagACTATGCttgattttttttgaacaaagtaACAAAGTGaacattttctttaaaattagGTTATGACTTCgtgtgttgttcaaaaaaaaaaaaggttatgaCTTCGTGTAAGCTGGAAAAAGTACATAATCGCACTCTCATATTTTTCATCTAAGGTTAGAACTTGTGCAAATGTTTGAGAATATACTTTCAATTGCTTGCTGTGTTTTAAATAGCCCAATGCGCTCCTAGGAGAGGATGGGCTTTGCGCCATGGCAAGATTGGATCGAGGACTTTAAAAGAGTAAATAGTAGTATATGTGTTGATAAACGTATACATTGTAAACTGAAGTAAAGAAATTGAAAACCAAGTCGTTCGATAGACTAGAAGGCCTTTCTCACCTCACACATGCATACGTGCAACATAAGAATGTCCTATTTTCAACATACAATTGTTGAAAACTCAGTGAAACCGAGACAAGAAGAGATTAATAACGGTGTGGTGTATACTCAGAGAAGCCGAGACAAGAACAACTAAGCCGCAAGTTATGAAAGGGTTTCTAAGATGAGATAAGCACATATTACGATTGTGGATTTTCGAGTGATTTTCTTCATCGCAACCATCGGAGATGACGATCGTCGTGAAGAATGATCGGAAAAGAGTAAATCGAATGAAGAATCAAGCGGAAGAAGAGCTTGATgactctgataccatattacgATTGTGGAtcgagatgatgaagaagaaatagTTTGTTAGAGAAATGGAAAATATCTTCGTTGATTGTTAACGGTAGCTTTAcaatcatatatatacatgtattaaCTAAATCGAACTAAACCAATTCACAATTAAATATAATGAACCAGCGAAAGGAAACCGGTCATCTCCAATAGGTCCCCTCAAGATGAGCTGTGTATATTGATCAAGCTCATCTTGGATATAAGATGTTGAAACTGATGAGGGAATAGAGGTTTAGTAAGTATATCCGCCACTTGATCCATCGTACGAACATGAAGATTACGAAGTAGGCCTTTCTCGAGCTTCTCCCGGACTGTATAACAATCAAGTTCAATGTGTTTAGTCCGCTCGTGAAAGACAGGATTAATGGCAATATATAGAGCTTCTGTACTATCTGAATATAGCACCGGAATAGGTAAGTGAGTGATGCGCAAGTCACGAAGTAACTGACATAACCACATCATTTCACAAGTGGCAAGAGCTAAAGCTCTGTATTCAGCCTCCGCTGAAGATCTTGAGATTGTCGGTTGCTTCTTAGATCGCCATGAGACCAAAGAAGAACCAATGAACATGGTGAAACCAGTTGTAGAGCGTCTACTGTCTTGACAAGATGCCCAATCTGCATCCGCAAATCCTTTTAATGTAAGGTCTTCTTCAGCAGAATAGAACAATCCACGACCAACTGTACCTTTGATGTATTCAAGAAACTTATAGACTGCACGAAGATGAGTTAAGCGTGGAGCAGATGAGTATTGGCATAGCTTGTTGACTGCAAAAGTGATATCCGGTTGAGTTATAGTAAGGTACATCAGACGACCAACCAAGCGACGGTATCGTTCCGTGAGTATCAAGAAGTTCACCATCTGACTTGGAGAGCTTCAGATTAGGCACCATGGGGACTGAAGATGGACGACATAGAAGCATATCCTCAGATGTCAGAAGCTCCAATGCATATTTATGTTGACATAACGAAATATCATCAGAACTACGAGCAATCTCCAACcccaaaaaatatttcaaagcaCCAAGATCTCTGAGTTTGAAGCACTTCTTAAGATCACAAGTCAATTGCATTGTTTCATCAAGACTAGTGCTGGCAATGATTATGGCATCAACGTAAACTAGCACAACCACAAACTCATTCTTTAGGCTCTTGACAAACAATGTATGATCACCATGACATTTCTGAAAACCCATCAGTAGTAATGCTTCAGAGAATTTTCGAAACCACTGTCTTGAAGCTTGTTTCAACCTGTAAATCGATTTGTTGATATTCAAGATAGGGTTCTGAGGAACAGAGGCCCCCTATCTCGCGAGTCTATCAGCATAACCATCTGGAAACTTCATATATATTTCTTCTTCAAGATCACCGTTAAGAAAAGCATTAGAAATATCAAGTTGTTGGAGAATCCATTATTTGGAAGCTGAGATCTTCAATAACAACTTGATAGTAATCATCTTTGCTACAGgtgaaaatgtctcattaaaATCCAAACCCTCCTTCTGTGTATAACCTTTAGCTACACAACGCACCTTCCTTCTTTCAAGAGTCCCATTAGCATTAAACTTCAATGAATACAACAACCTGCAACCCACTGCTTTCTTCCCTTTCGGCAAACTAGTAACATCCCATGTGTGAGTTGATTACATGGCTCCAAACTCGAGATCAACTGCATTACACCACTCCTTGTCTCTCTGAGCCTCAATATATGAAGAAGGTATAGGTATCTTAGTGATAGCATTGATGTATGCATTATGGGAAGGAGAAAGTTTTGAATATGAAAGAAAGTTTTGAATAGGATGATCATTTTTAGGAGGAAGAGCATAACAATGATAGTCTTGTAAATGAGATGGAACTTTCTTAACTcgagatttataaattttttaagattGAGATGGGAGATGAGGTCATCATCTGAGGTAAGAGCTGAAAGCACTACATCAAGCGCCTCTTTTGTTTATGTTATCAGTTTTTTGCTGTTGACATGGTACTCTTTAGTCCAGGCCGATATAGCCCTTCTACATTTGCTGATCTTCCCTGCAACTGAGAGGTTGGGGTTCTCGTTCCATCTCTTCGCGACTAGTTCACTTACTTCCTCATTGTCCCGTAGCCGCCGATCGTATCTGAAGAGACGTgcagatttcttttttttcgagTCAAAGGTTGAGAGGATAGGTCTATGGTCCGATGATTCAAATTGAAGGTAGTGAGATCGGCCATTCGAGAAAAGATCAGACCATGAACTATTCACCATTTCTCTATCCAATATGCAGTGTACTAAATGTGAATGGCGTTGGCCTCTCCAGGAAAGGAAAAATTTTGTGTGCTTCAGATCAAAGAGGTCACATTCTGAGAGAAAGGATCGGAAGGAGCTGAACGAGCTCTCAGGTCTCTCTATACCTCCCGCCTTTTCAAACTTGTCGGTTCTCTCGTTGAAGTTTCTAGTCAGGAAACATGGAGAATTCCTCGTAGAAGAAATATCTGACAGTGAAGACCAGATCTCCGGGAGTTTACTGCTGTCTGGGGCTCCAAAAAATTAGCCAAAACATTTCTCCATCACATTTTTATTAgctaatcaaaatttaaaacatatatatatgtatataaattagctaaaaaataaaaatatatttcaaaagcatatatatatatatatatatcttatatattattttgttatcttaaaaaaaaatcatagaacATTAAAACTAAGAAATACAAAACACCTATCCAAAATGCTCAGTCCATAAAGCTAACACATCTTTCGTATATCTATTGAATTTGCTTATGTGTAACTTATCTCACGTATTACTCATACATGAAGCATTGTGATGGCATAATTAAGTGTATTATGTTgccaaatataaataaaaataacaaatattgatATGTAGGTGAAGTTTGAACTTAAACGTACCGATGAAACGATTCAATTATCTTGTTTTCCAGTTTCTTCTTCTGTTTTTGACAGAGAATCACCGGTTTCTTTCATTGGATGTGAACCTTTTGCTTTTTAACCATCTCGTTGTTGTTTTGGACGTGAACCAGCAGCATTAGCAGTAGTAGGCACAGTCGGGACAGAGGTTGTTTCTGTGCAGTATCATCACCTCAAGATTAAGTAGTTTGCATGTAGCTCAGAGAAGAAGATTAATTTGTATCTACCGTTGACTGCTTCAGATAATCCAGCTAGGGTTTGATCAGTAAAATCTTCTGAATCCAGAGGTTTCCCAACAAAAGCTAAATCGTCGTAACCTTTGACACAGGTTCAGAGTTGATACATAAGTTGTTAAATATGACCACGAGTTAGATTTCCAAATGTGGAGAGGAAGAGATACTGTAAAGAAGTGTATGTCTTGGCGTCTTCAGGGAGCATACGCCTACCTACCAGATTTGGTGTGGTTTCACCGTCAACGGTGAGTGTGGGTGTTGGAATCTGAGCTAAATTGTCAGTGAACCCTGCCTTGATGTTCATGACTTTTAAGGAGGGCTTTGATCTGACAATTCCACATGATATAGTTATTTGTGAGCATAGTAATGTTTGACATAGGACATGTTCGTTTCTCCATCCGGATGAGCCATCTGGATGGAGATGAGAGTTTTATTCGTTTAGACACTAAAAGTGCAACTCATCCGGATGGATCATCCGAATGACTTTTGAAAATCTAggcttaattttaaagtccattcAGTTGAACCAGTTTGGACCATTTGGATGGAGATGGTTTATTCAAAATGGTATAATGTCTATTATGCCCCTGATGTAATTCACAAAATGCAAACCtaaacataatatcattttgTCACACACAAAATTTTCACGCCAAAACCCTCAAAACTCATTTCcgtaaaaaattacaaaaacatgttttaccgccaaaattgcaaaaatgtgttttccccCAAAAAATCGTAAAAACGTGTTTTCATGCCAAAATCACGAAAACGCGTTTTCACGCCAAAACCCCAAAACACGTTTTTTcgccaaaacacaaaaacacgttttcccgccaaaaccacaaaacatatttttccgctataacgtgttttcccgccaaaaccaaaaatgcGTTTTCTCATCAAAATGCATTTCCCTCCAAAACTGCAAAACGCGTTTTCTCGTGATAACCGCAAAACGTCTTTTCCGccaaaacgcattttcccgcgaaaaccgcaaaaatgtgttttcccgccaaaacgcATTTTCTGTGAAACCCGAAAAATGCGTTTTCGTGCCAAAACTACAAAACCGTGTTTTCACGCTAAAACCGGAAagacgcgttttcccgccaaaactataaaacgtgttttctcgccaaaatcgaaaattgtcgttttctgccaaaaccaaaaaatcttgtttttccgccaaaaatgaaaacgtattttcccgccaaaaccaaaaatcttttttttccgccaaaacgcgttttcccaccaaaaccacaaaacgtgttttctcaccaaaacgaaaattgtattttcctgccaaaaacgcgttttctcgccaaaaccaaaaattgtattttcccaTCGTTTAGAAAATCTCGTTTTCTCGTCAAAAtcgaaaaatctcgttttcccgttaaaaccgaaaaatcttattttccgccaaaaccgaagtTACAATcggtttattattaatatttttttagtttgaaactctaaagttttttttcaaatacatgtttatcaatttttttgtttactagaaagtattattgtaataaaattttaacatatgattaaaataacacatgggcattttggtaatttgtttactaaactcatttggatgaaaatgaaaataaataaacaaacataaaatccatttagatgattcatctagatgaactatctggatggacaaacaaacaGTCACAAAAGTCTGAATTGATCATCTGGATAGATCATACAATGAATCATTTGGATGGAGATGAAAGATGTTGAAACGAACAGCCCCATATTCACCGAAAGACAGGGTCGTCGCATGATCTTGTGTATTGTAAACTGTATTGGTTTCAGCAGGGTTGGTAATTTCATTTGCCATTGTTACAGAGAAAGCAGAGGATCAATCATAAAGAAAGAAGAGGAAAGCGTCGATGGAGGAGATGTACACTACAGTAATCTAGGTAACATGGTTGTAGCCATTGACCTCTAACAAGAAGATGTTGAGTGGTGGAATGAAGTGTGATCTGTTTACGTAGATAGACGGGTTGTTAAAAGATGGAGATCCGATTTGTACTCGAAGGTTCTTGCTTCAGGTATTgttcctgatgaagtcttgttCGTGGTGCTTGTCGACGGGCTCAGCAAGAAGGGACGGTTTGTGAAAGCAAGCAAGATGCTAGAGGAGTTGAAGAAAAGGGATGATGCGACTCTAACTGTGCTGACCTACACTACTGTAATCGGAGGACATTATAGAGAAGGAAACCTAGATAAGACTTTTTAATTTCAAGAAGAGATGATTGAGCCTTAAGATGAAAGAAAGGAAAACATGAGGAAAGAAGATAATTTAAGCGAATATGTATATTTGATCAAAAGAAATGATCTATCTGTATAAGCATTCTTGTGAGTTGtgaaaaaatcacaaaatataaaatgtaattaaatGTAGACAGAATCATCGGGAATATTTTCTTtcagtattattattatatatgctTTTGAAACATTATCTTGCTGCGATCGGTATGACTagctaaaacaaaattttaaaattaaattacttgcaagtccattttcaaaaaaaaaaaaaaaaaaaaaattacttgtaAGCGCATCAATCCATAAGCAATAATGTTAGTCAAAAAGCTTGAATATCaactaaaatatatacaatatCTTTACCAAATCCTGCCAAATGAGTATATCAAAGGAgtatttatagtttaatttattttactttgAATATGCAAACGCCCGCCGACTACATAGACGTCTCCGATTCTATAAATTGCACTCAAACTCATAAAGACGAGCATATCAAATACTATTTCACAACATTGCAAAGATAAAACAAGAAGCAAAATGTCGTCTGAATGTCCTGGTAATGTTTCTTTACTGTATAcaatttgatattattttctttttccgGCGCCATGTTGATGTTTCTGTTAGAAAATTCAAGAATTCTCATTTACCGAAACATGACCTGAGAGGCATGGTCTAAACGGCATATTCTTTTAATTAGTTCCATACTTCCATGGAAATCTTGTGATGGACTTATTGATCTCTAAAATATCAAATGTAAATTACTAACCAATATATCCACTGTGGTTGCTTTGAGTGCATGCAGGGAAGACCTCATGGCCGGAGCTTGTGGGAACAAATGGAGACTATGCGGCTTCGGTGATCGAAAGGCAGAACTCGAGAGTCAACGCAGTCGTG
This window encodes:
- the LOC103864100 gene encoding glu S.griseus protease inhibitor — its product is MSSECPGKTSWPELVGTNGDYAASVIERQNSRVNAVVILDGSPVTADFRCDRVWVRVDKEVEGIVVKTPTIG